A single window of Deltaproteobacteria bacterium DNA harbors:
- a CDS encoding AAA family ATPase, whose amino-acid sequence MARVITVAGKGGVGKTTIAALIIDYLAGKGVVLAVDADPAANLNQALGLPPTESIGNIRETLDDHIRKGTFSAGVTKMDFLDLRVREALAESDKIDLLIMGRPEGPGCYCAVNNILRAIVDKLKNPYDYVVIDCEAGMEHISRQTTQDVDNLIIVSDPTLRSLNAAAGINTLIGDLRSTTGKISLIVNRIQKELPQRAWDIIKEIRADPVITIAENPEIYDLEMEGRPVTELPDDSSLKKGIQELTSALSI is encoded by the coding sequence GTGGCTAGAGTGATCACCGTTGCAGGCAAAGGCGGCGTCGGCAAGACGACGATTGCCGCTCTCATTATAGACTATCTCGCCGGCAAAGGCGTTGTGCTGGCTGTCGATGCGGATCCCGCCGCCAATTTGAACCAGGCTTTGGGATTACCTCCCACGGAAAGCATTGGAAACATTCGGGAGACCCTGGACGATCACATTCGCAAGGGCACCTTCAGCGCCGGTGTAACTAAAATGGATTTCCTGGATCTACGGGTCCGGGAGGCCCTGGCGGAATCCGACAAAATCGATCTCCTGATCATGGGGCGTCCCGAGGGGCCCGGTTGCTACTGCGCGGTGAACAATATTCTCCGCGCTATTGTCGATAAGCTGAAAAATCCCTACGACTATGTCGTCATCGATTGTGAAGCCGGCATGGAGCATATCAGCAGACAAACCACACAGGATGTGGACAACCTCATCATCGTATCCGATCCTACATTGAGGAGTTTGAACGCAGCCGCAGGGATCAACACACTCATTGGTGATCTGAGATCGACAACCGGTAAAATATCCCTGATTGTTAATCGGATACAAAAAGAACTGCCCCAAAGAGCATGGGATATTATTAAAGAGATAAGGGCAGATCCAGTTATAACTATTGCAGAAAACCCGGAAATATATGACCTTGAAATGGAAGGCAGACCTGTAACAGAGCTTCCGGACGATTCCTCCCTCAAGAAAGGGATCCAAGAACTGACTTCAGCGTTAAGCATTTAG
- the cdhC gene encoding CO dehydrogenase/CO-methylating acetyl-CoA synthase complex subunit beta yields the protein MAEFSIGVGPQFEGETVRKNAFQVELGGGTTKRFELVTLKEMDAIENEKIEIIGLDINEMEEGSTHPFALLIDVAGEELEKDMEPVIERRIHMYSNYMEGVWHMGSRDDIWLRIHKDSYNQGFNSFKEFGAILITLFTAEMYMIEKIAITFVTDPKKVEELLPKAREIYRARDERVRGMKDEEVDDFYGCIMCQSFAPQHVCVITPERQSICGCISWLDGKAAFKMDPEGPNFRIDKGECLDPVLGLYTGVNAAVAEKSMGASTEFYLYSAFDKPHTGCGCFQCVLFYIPEVDGFGVVHREYQGTTPTGETFSSLAGEVSGGRQIEGMIGIGVSYLRSPKFMLADGGHKRLMWMPKELKERVQEDFPEGIADKIATEEDAASVEALEEFLNNVGHPWLAG from the coding sequence ATGGCGGAATTTTCTATTGGAGTCGGCCCCCAGTTTGAAGGTGAGACAGTACGGAAGAACGCTTTTCAGGTCGAATTGGGCGGCGGCACGACCAAACGGTTCGAGCTGGTCACCCTCAAAGAAATGGATGCTATAGAGAACGAGAAAATCGAAATCATCGGTCTGGATATTAACGAGATGGAAGAGGGCAGCACTCATCCATTCGCCTTGCTCATCGACGTGGCCGGGGAGGAATTGGAAAAGGACATGGAGCCGGTCATCGAACGCCGCATTCACATGTATTCAAATTACATGGAAGGCGTCTGGCACATGGGTTCTCGTGATGACATCTGGCTGAGAATTCACAAGGACAGCTACAATCAAGGATTCAACTCCTTCAAGGAATTCGGAGCAATTCTGATCACCCTCTTCACCGCCGAAATGTACATGATCGAAAAGATCGCAATTACCTTCGTGACGGATCCTAAAAAGGTCGAGGAACTTCTGCCCAAGGCCCGAGAGATTTACCGAGCACGGGATGAGCGGGTCAGGGGTATGAAAGACGAAGAGGTGGACGATTTCTACGGTTGCATCATGTGCCAGAGCTTTGCGCCGCAGCATGTGTGTGTCATCACCCCGGAAAGGCAGTCCATCTGTGGCTGTATCTCCTGGTTGGACGGCAAGGCCGCCTTCAAGATGGACCCTGAAGGACCCAACTTCAGGATCGACAAAGGCGAGTGCCTGGATCCGGTGCTGGGTTTATACACCGGTGTGAACGCGGCGGTTGCGGAAAAAAGCATGGGCGCCAGCACCGAGTTTTATTTGTATTCCGCCTTTGACAAGCCTCACACGGGATGTGGGTGTTTTCAGTGCGTTCTCTTTTATATTCCCGAGGTGGATGGATTCGGGGTGGTGCATAGGGAATATCAAGGCACAACGCCAACCGGCGAAACGTTCTCTTCTTTGGCGGGCGAAGTGAGCGGCGGCAGGCAGATCGAAGGTATGATCGGGATCGGCGTTTCTTATCTTCGTTCCCCCAAGTTCATGCTTGCGGACGGCGGACACAAACGACTCATGTGGATGCCCAAGGAACTCAAAGAGCGTGTGCAGGAAGACTTTCCCGAAGGCATAGCCGACAAAATCGCCACCGAGGAAGACGCCGCCAGCGTGGAAGCCTTGGAGGAGTTCCTGAATAATGTAGGTCATCCGTGGCTTGCCGGCTGA
- the cdhA gene encoding CO dehydrogenase/acetyl-CoA synthase complex subunit epsilon: protein MSKGEFKKKAIGEIIRADQNWEPVGPTPMPDSAELRNWDLRLMQTYKPFYAPACDLCCWCTYGKCDLTAGKKGACGINISAQQARQFLQQTLAGCSAHAAHAAHMIDYLIEKHGPDFKLDLGKGISTEAPIIRNVVGLKPETLADLKKALQYVEEQLVHAVSATHTGQEGSDLDFNSKALHVGMLDFVAMEAADLAQIAAYKYPSSEIDTPFVDIGWRSVDLEKALILCIGHNAATSNSVVEYIEQHGLSDKVDVAGICCTALDTTRYSQSAKVIGPLSRQHFYVKSGLADVILTDEQCVWTDMPEEARKTGTPLIAASDKACYGLENVSGRSAEEIVRTVVDEDKQVLILDPEKAARVAVEVALRRARSRKKELVSPDQVPMLAEACKGCGLCSRVCANLLPIGEAMKAASKGDIEPLKKVFDKCIGCAKCEQECPNDVPIFKCMQAAAGQETYRMRVGRGPVGAVEIREASIPIAFGTNPGIVAVVGCSNFPEEMEEIADIVEELARRKYIVMLSGCSAMAAAMKKYDGQTVYEKYPPTFYSGGVINVGSCVSNSHIVGAAIKVANIFAKVPLRGNFEAVADYILNRIGACGLAWGAYSQKATSIATGCNRWGIPVVLGPHAAKYKRLLLSDKEGTDWRVRDARTDELMDSDDRCPEHLITVVESKERALVEIAKLCIRRNDTHQGRQVKLHNYIDFYKKYMGTLPDDLPNFVRKPADVPLVYKREVMTFLKEKDWKPKPFISNPTIIGTYDSQASVDYVKGGK from the coding sequence ATGTCGAAGGGCGAATTTAAGAAGAAAGCAATCGGGGAAATCATACGCGCCGATCAAAATTGGGAACCGGTCGGGCCGACTCCCATGCCTGACTCGGCGGAACTACGCAATTGGGATTTACGTCTGATGCAGACGTACAAACCCTTTTATGCCCCTGCTTGCGACCTCTGCTGCTGGTGCACGTACGGAAAGTGCGATCTCACCGCGGGTAAGAAAGGCGCATGCGGCATCAACATCTCCGCCCAACAGGCCCGGCAGTTTCTCCAGCAGACCTTGGCCGGCTGCTCGGCCCACGCGGCGCACGCGGCGCACATGATCGATTACCTGATTGAAAAACACGGGCCCGATTTTAAGCTCGATCTGGGTAAAGGCATTTCCACCGAGGCGCCGATCATTCGCAATGTCGTGGGACTGAAGCCGGAAACGTTGGCGGATCTCAAAAAAGCCCTTCAATATGTGGAAGAACAGCTGGTCCATGCCGTTTCCGCCACCCACACGGGGCAGGAAGGATCCGACCTCGATTTCAACTCCAAAGCCCTTCATGTGGGCATGCTCGATTTTGTAGCCATGGAAGCCGCGGACCTGGCCCAGATTGCGGCTTATAAGTATCCCTCCTCTGAAATCGACACCCCCTTTGTGGACATAGGATGGCGTTCCGTTGATCTCGAGAAAGCGCTGATCCTATGCATCGGCCACAATGCCGCTACATCTAATTCGGTGGTTGAATACATCGAACAACACGGTTTATCGGACAAGGTCGATGTGGCCGGAATCTGCTGCACCGCGCTCGATACGACCCGGTATTCGCAGAGCGCCAAAGTGATTGGTCCACTCTCCCGCCAGCATTTTTACGTCAAGAGCGGACTGGCGGATGTGATTCTGACCGACGAGCAATGCGTGTGGACCGACATGCCGGAGGAGGCCCGTAAGACGGGTACGCCGCTTATTGCGGCATCCGATAAGGCCTGCTACGGACTGGAAAACGTGTCGGGCAGATCCGCGGAGGAGATCGTTCGAACGGTTGTGGACGAAGATAAGCAGGTGCTCATCCTGGATCCGGAAAAAGCCGCCCGGGTGGCTGTTGAAGTGGCTCTGCGGAGAGCCCGCTCCAGGAAAAAGGAACTGGTGTCTCCGGACCAGGTTCCCATGCTCGCCGAGGCTTGCAAAGGATGCGGTCTTTGCTCCCGTGTATGCGCCAACCTGCTGCCGATCGGCGAAGCCATGAAGGCCGCGTCGAAAGGCGACATCGAGCCCCTGAAAAAGGTGTTCGACAAGTGTATCGGATGCGCCAAATGCGAACAGGAATGCCCCAATGACGTGCCTATTTTTAAATGCATGCAGGCGGCGGCCGGTCAGGAAACCTACCGCATGAGGGTCGGACGGGGACCGGTGGGAGCGGTCGAAATTCGCGAAGCGTCCATCCCCATCGCCTTCGGAACCAATCCCGGAATTGTGGCGGTGGTAGGATGTTCGAACTTTCCCGAAGAGATGGAGGAAATTGCCGACATCGTCGAGGAACTGGCCAGACGCAAATACATCGTGATGCTCTCCGGCTGCTCCGCCATGGCGGCTGCCATGAAAAAATACGACGGTCAGACCGTGTACGAAAAATATCCCCCGACTTTTTATTCGGGCGGAGTGATCAATGTCGGATCGTGCGTTTCCAACTCCCATATCGTTGGCGCGGCCATCAAGGTAGCGAACATTTTCGCCAAAGTCCCCCTACGGGGCAACTTCGAGGCTGTGGCCGACTACATTCTTAACCGCATCGGGGCCTGCGGCCTGGCTTGGGGAGCCTATTCCCAGAAGGCCACATCCATAGCCACCGGATGCAATCGTTGGGGCATTCCCGTGGTATTGGGCCCCCATGCGGCCAAATACAAACGCCTCTTGCTGAGTGACAAGGAAGGTACGGATTGGCGGGTCAGAGACGCCCGCACCGACGAGCTCATGGATTCGGACGACCGCTGTCCGGAACATCTAATCACCGTGGTGGAATCCAAGGAAAGGGCCCTGGTGGAGATAGCCAAACTCTGTATCCGACGCAACGACACTCACCAGGGACGGCAAGTAAAATTGCATAACTACATTGATTTCTACAAGAAGTATATGGGTACGCTCCCGGACGACCTACCCAATTTCGTTCGAAAGCCCGCCGACGTTCCTCTTGTGTACAAACGCGAGGTCATGACGTTTTTGAAGGAAAAGGACTGGAAACCCAAACCTTTTATTTCAAATCCGACCATCATTGGAACATACGATAGCCAAGCTTCCGTGGATTACGTCAAAGGTGGGAAATAA
- the cdhB gene encoding CO dehydrogenase/acetyl-CoA synthase complex subunit epsilon codes for MTLPYHKVNVLTGTKEARIIKDGAEYAELIKKAERPLLVLGPRVLKDSLNGKLLLDWALELARSGNIPICATAHTKKGLLARECIPECSYDIMEILNCLKTPSWKGVKGEGNHDLVLFFGIRTDLASAGLSTLKHYAPHLKTMTLCRYYFPHADYSMPNFPKDQKWEEFLDNMLANLKEK; via the coding sequence ATGACGCTGCCTTATCATAAAGTAAACGTGCTCACCGGCACTAAAGAGGCTCGTATCATTAAGGACGGGGCGGAATATGCCGAGCTCATCAAAAAGGCCGAGCGGCCCTTGCTCGTCTTAGGGCCTCGGGTTCTGAAGGATTCCCTCAACGGGAAACTTCTACTGGACTGGGCGCTGGAGTTGGCCCGTTCGGGTAATATTCCCATTTGCGCCACCGCCCATACGAAGAAAGGGCTGTTGGCAAGAGAGTGTATCCCCGAGTGCTCCTACGACATCATGGAAATTCTCAACTGCTTGAAGACTCCGAGTTGGAAAGGAGTGAAGGGCGAAGGAAATCACGACCTGGTCCTCTTTTTCGGCATCAGGACCGACCTGGCGAGTGCAGGGCTTTCAACACTGAAGCATTATGCGCCGCATTTAAAAACCATGACTTTGTGCCGGTATTATTTTCCTCATGCGGACTATTCAATGCCGAATTTCCCGAAGGACCAAAAGTGGGAAGAATTTCTTGACAATATGTTAGCAAATCTCAAGGAGAAGTAA
- a CDS encoding acetyl-CoA decarbonylase/synthase complex subunit gamma produces MALKGSDIKKMLPEEGKKNCKECGFPTCFSFAMKLAKGEIEVDKCPYVEAEVKAEIEEGLTPPMVLVTIGKGDHAVIIGEEEVMYRHEKSFFHEPGIAVLISDTEDDGKIEKKLEQVRNAVYVRAQVELKPNLWALRFDSGDRGRFEDVVRKVHESSPLSAVLISENLDALFRARDIYKDRNPVIYPITQENLDEALPRIKASPCAVGLKADGVQNLIPLSLRLKAEGLNQLLLDPSSKTFFEGIQDQTVIRRAALKTENRALGYPTIAFPTALSQNPVEEVLYAGCFVAKYAGVVVVSNPAEDYLYPLLVQRMDIYSDPRKLRTVEAKLYEINGPGENSPVLVTTNFALTFFLISSAAEASRVPLFAAILDTGGFGVDTAMADGRFHGQAIADFFKERGLQQKLQTKRMILPHAASRIKNELPDLMPDWEVFVGPKSVNQLSPFLADKAKEWGLEIRG; encoded by the coding sequence ATGGCTTTGAAAGGGTCCGACATCAAGAAGATGCTCCCGGAGGAAGGCAAGAAGAACTGCAAGGAGTGCGGCTTTCCTACCTGTTTCAGTTTTGCCATGAAGCTGGCAAAAGGGGAGATCGAAGTCGACAAATGTCCTTATGTTGAGGCCGAGGTAAAGGCAGAGATCGAGGAGGGCCTTACCCCCCCCATGGTCCTGGTAACTATCGGGAAGGGAGACCATGCGGTCATAATCGGGGAGGAGGAAGTGATGTACAGGCATGAAAAGAGTTTTTTTCATGAGCCGGGCATTGCCGTCCTCATCTCCGATACCGAGGATGACGGGAAAATCGAGAAGAAGCTCGAGCAGGTCAGAAACGCCGTTTACGTGAGAGCCCAGGTCGAACTCAAACCAAACCTGTGGGCCCTAAGGTTCGATTCCGGCGATCGGGGCAGATTTGAGGATGTCGTCAGAAAGGTCCACGAGAGCTCTCCTTTATCAGCGGTCCTCATATCCGAAAATCTTGATGCCCTGTTCCGGGCGAGGGACATATACAAAGACAGAAACCCGGTCATCTATCCCATCACCCAGGAAAATCTCGACGAAGCACTTCCCAGGATCAAGGCTTCCCCCTGCGCTGTCGGTCTCAAGGCCGACGGAGTCCAAAACCTCATTCCGCTGAGTCTGCGACTGAAAGCGGAGGGCCTCAATCAGCTCCTCCTCGATCCATCTTCAAAGACGTTTTTTGAGGGGATCCAGGACCAGACCGTGATCCGAAGGGCCGCCCTGAAAACGGAAAACAGGGCTCTGGGATATCCTACAATCGCTTTTCCCACCGCGTTGTCCCAAAATCCGGTCGAGGAAGTTCTGTATGCCGGATGTTTCGTGGCCAAGTACGCGGGCGTAGTAGTGGTTTCCAATCCCGCCGAGGATTACCTTTATCCCCTCTTGGTACAGCGCATGGATATCTACAGTGATCCTCGCAAACTGAGAACCGTCGAGGCAAAATTATACGAGATCAACGGGCCCGGGGAAAATTCGCCCGTGCTGGTCACCACCAATTTTGCCTTAACCTTCTTCCTCATCTCGTCTGCGGCGGAAGCAAGCCGCGTCCCGCTCTTCGCTGCCATTCTGGACACCGGAGGGTTTGGTGTGGACACGGCCATGGCGGACGGGAGATTCCACGGGCAAGCCATTGCGGATTTCTTCAAAGAGCGCGGCTTGCAGCAGAAACTGCAGACCAAACGAATGATTCTGCCTCATGCAGCCTCGCGGATCAAGAATGAGCTGCCCGACTTGATGCCCGACTGGGAGGTATTTGTAGGCCCGAAGTCCGTTAACCAGCTTTCTCCGTTTCTAGCGGATAAAGCCAAAGAGTGGGGGCTCGAGATCCGTGGCTAG